The following is a genomic window from Neurospora crassa OR74A linkage group III, whole genome shotgun sequence.
GCGGTCCGAGCTGCTTGCACCCCCAAGGACCCGTCGCTGTGCCAGCACAGGAGCGCATCCTCGATAGCCGCCATGGCAAACAACCACACGCAAACGCCCAAAGATGCTAGTTTCCAGGAAGAGGAGCGTCTCGAGGATGCGCTCGACTACCTGAACGAGCTGCACGTGCAGGCAAGTCAGAGACATACCGGTTATCGTCCCCTCCATGGATCCTATTCTAACTCGCCATCTTTGGGCCAACAGCTTCAGCGTCTTCGGTCTGCCATACCGCGCATGTTTCACCCCATGGCCGTGAAGTCATCCACACGTAAGTGCTATCTTCCGCCCGATGGGCAAACACATCCGGACACCCATAGCCCTATCCGGGGCATTTCGCATAGCTAACATTGTCACTAGCCCAGAATACATTCGCCGCATTTTCGGATGCGGTGCAAGACACGGGGAAGGAAATTCGCCAGTTCAAAGACACTATGTTAAGCAGCGAGAGCGAAAAGGTCTTCAACATGGCCAACGAAAGCCGGCGAGCAAATCCCATGGGAATCAAGCCATGGAGAGCTAGGGACGATCCCGAATGGACgacgagaaagaggagaaagctGGACAACGGGCTCAAGCAGTCTTGACGAAGAACGATGGACCACGACACCAGCATATACATGCTTTTTGACTCATAAATTTTCCTTGATAAGGGCTGGGATTGGCTTCTGGAGTATGGGATTGGCGCCGGGAGTTAGGGTCGGTTTGGGAAGACATGATTGCGATTCTAGTGGGCTGCTCTGGTAATACCCAACGAGTTATCAAGTAACAGCATAAAGGGATTTCTGGGCGCACAGTTCTTGCATGGGAATAGTTGGCTGCGTTCATATCACCTGGAAGGATGCAGTGAAAACTGAAGCGGTCTGAGAAGCAAAGTTACGATTGCGATTGGTCGTTATCTCACATGTCGATCGAGGCAAACATTTGCTAGTCACTAATAAACGGAGGGGAGGATGCGAAGTGGTACGTTCTTACATTGGTGTGCAAAGAAAACTGGCATGGCTGACGTTGATAATGCGGTAATGCTGGCTGATGCCAAGACAGATTTAGTAGAGCCAGCGCTGTCGTTGAAGGTTCACATTCACAAACTATCGATTCCTCGTTGTCACCATGTCTTGCAACAAAGGGGTGACGTGACAGCTGGTGCGTGCTCAAGTTGATAGTTGAAGGTGGACAGTGCACCCTGGCAGCTGGCTTCGTTCGTTTTAAGCGGCCTTTAGCCTTGTCCGGTGCTCATCCACAAAATGGCTGAGAGCTAGAGCACCAGCCACATCATTACTTAAGCAGGATTAGCCAACTTTCGCGGACGGCACTGGGCGGCAGCACCGCGCACTGGGGCTGGGTGGGGCTTGCGCTGGGCGCCCGCACAGAAATTTCCTAACCACCAATCTTCAAAATTCATCCACTTCGCAGTCGTGAGCGATAGTTTTGCAGCATCGAAACTCGACAGCAACACCGCAGCAATGGCGTCTTCTCGTGTCAcctaccgccgccgcaacCCGTGAGTTTTGATCCTTTTTCACATTCCCATGAGGAGAATTGCTGGGAAAAGGGAGAACACGATGGGCTAACTTTTTGCCTTTTCTTCACGCAACAGCTACAACACCACGTCTAACAAGACGCGGATTGTTAAGACCCCTGGCGGTCAGCTGCGTGTTCTGCACATCAAGAAGCGCGGTACTGCTCCCAAGTGCGGTGACTGCGGCATCAAGCTCCCTGGTGTAAGTTATCACACTTTTTGGCGATTTCGCGAAGCAGACAAACTGGAGAGATGAGGTGGGGGGAGTACCGGACGGCCAAACGATTCGACCGACTCGCGCGAAGAACGAACCACGTCCCAACGACCAGATCACGGAAGATTTACAAACTTGGGAGGACTGAGAGCAAATACGATGCCCGGCAATGGTGGGGGATGGAGAGGACCGTGACGGCGACGACTATAGCGAGAACGGCGGAGACGAGATTGTGACCGACAACGTGGCCCGGCCCCCCCCCAGCATGACAGATCTTGAAGGAGGAATTATGGATTACCGCAACGACTGCGACGCGCCGAAACACATATGCTGACGGAGCCTTTGCTATCACACAGGTCCCTGCCCTCCGCCCCCGCGAGTACGCTCAGCTctccaagcccaagaagacTGTCCAGCGTGCCTACGGTGGTTCCCGCTGCGGCAACTGCGTCCGCGACCGTGTCGTCCGTGCTTTCCTCATTGAGGAGCAGAAGATCGTCAAGAAGGTCCTCAAGGAGCAGAGCCAGGCCGAGAAGTCCAAGAAGTAAACAAGTTAAATTGTCAGCTTTCTTTGGGTCTTTGTCTTGGGGGAAATCAACAAATATGGTTGCGCAAGGTTGACGGTCTCATTGCTTCGGTGTTCAATTGGGAAAAGGGGGCTGCACAGCATTGCGATGCCATAACACAGCAACACAATACAGCCGGGGACTTATCGGTTGTCTCTTGTTCTCTTAGGGCTGCTTTCTCACCCGGAATGAGGTTCCATCAATGAAACTGGACTTCAAGCCGTGCTCACACCGACCGAACCGAACCTGGGCAATGCTGCTGGGAGGAGATGAACAGCCGCCTAGGCGTTGCCCTGCCTCTGCTATATCTCTATATATCTAGATTTGGCTTAGGATTTGGAGGGCGTCCAGGCGTCCGTGGATGACTGCAAGACGATGAACCGCAAGACACTCAATACGACCGCCAAAAATTTGTGCAGCAATATCTGGTTTACGTGATAATGATAATACCCCAGTTTAAGTGCTTGTTTTCCATTAATGTTCACTTGTTCCTCAGTCGCGTTGTGCTGCTCGATTAGAGACTTTCCCCTTCAGTCTGTGTCATCTGAAAAGGGGGTTAGTTTGGGCATGCACAACCCAATCTTTGGCTAGCGAGAATATGACGTCGAGGTCTCATCGATTTCTTATTTTCAATCCCCAGTTATGAACACCTCACCTTCTCAAAACATCAACCTTACATATTCCACCACTCATCACCCTCCGCAAAAACGTATATGCCAACGCGATGACATTTTCAATCAATTCCATGCGCTCAACAGTCCTCCGCTATGCTGTTCAGCGCACAACAGCGTTGACTCTTTCCACCCCGCGTGTCTCAATCTCCCGCCCAATTTCATTCTCACCCTCacttctcatcatcaccaccaccaccaccaccaaccacaacgatgccgccaccaccctctTTCCACCCGGCTTCAGAcgcttcaccaccacccctcaAGCCGCGAAACAGACGAAACAAAAACTAGCCCACAACAATGAACCCGTTCCCGATTCTCCTCCCACCACCGACTTTGGCGAGATGGACATGCTAGGCCAGACACCCGTCCCGTCCACGGCTATAGACGAGTGCTTCCATGATGGGTTTGCGCTGAACAGTGGGGTGCAAGTGACGGGGGGTAGtggggtgttgttggtgggtgGTGAGGCATTTGAGTGGAGGCCTTGGGTGCCGGTTGTTGCTGGTACCGGTACTGGTACTGGTACTGAGGGGGAGAAGATGGGAAAGGCGGCAGTACcaccaaaaagaagaaagctTGTGAATGAAAAGGGCCAGTGGGATGTGTCGAGTGAAGAGCAGTGGGGGTTTCTGGGAAGATTGTGGCCTCGGCCAGGTACGTCTCATTCTTTTTTCTcattctgtttttttttttttttctttcttttcttctttcttttgtcgtatcctctctctctctctctcccccaaTGACAGTGGATCTATGGTTACCTACAGTACCGCAAGGAATaaggaacaacaacagaacaGAACTAAAAACATTAACTCCTACCCAAtgggaaaaacaaaaaaaaacagaccTCCTGATCCTCGGCGTCGGTCCCTCCCTCCGTCCCCTCTCACCTGCTACTAGAGCCATGATCAACAGCATGGGCATCCGCGTCGAAGTGCTGGACACGAGAAATGCGGCATCGCAGTACAACTTGCTAGCGACGGAGAGGGGAGTGGATCAGGTTGCTGCTGCGTTGGTGCCGCTTGGTTGGAGGGAGTAAGTCTAGGCTGTGGGTATGAGTGAGATCTGGGCAAGAAGGATGGGGGGGGGAGTAAATGGTTATGAGGATTCATGAGGGGGTGGGGGAAGAGGGCGAAGTTTGTATATGTATGTGGAAGTGACATTCGACTCATGATGATTGGCTGGCTGGCGGCGATGATAACAGGACTCGGTGTCCATTAGGATTCGAGGCAGAAAAGACATAGAGCACCATATGCTGGGGAGGATATGGTTCTGGTGGTTTAACAGAACAAAATGAGACAGACCAGAACAGAACAGGACTCGATATCGTAGGGAGATAATATACAAGGTAGAGGAACAGGTTAGATGAACTACAGTTGGCCGAGTATAGAAGAGTGTGGGGTGTATGATGTTATTTATGTATTTTGCTGGGCAAATTCGCTCCTCTGTCATCATCTTTTGGCCTCTACGAGTTACTAGCGAGTTGTTCTCTGAGTCTTTGTAAATTGTTTGTTTGGTCCTCCGTGGATGCCGGACTTTACCTCCTTGCTCCGAACCAGGGGGGTATTTCGACATATGTTATGGCTAGGACAACGAGATCAAGGAGATAGGCAGGGGCACCGCTCAACTCGAATTTAGAATTGCATCCACTTCCGTTGAGGTTTATTGACATCTGGTTCAGCCATTCGAATATAAGGAAAGCTCCTAGTAATGATCTAGAAAGCTCAACGGACTCTGAGCATTTGATACATAATGGTACACTATATAACATCACTTATAAGCCACGTTGACGACAGCTTCCAAGATCGCTCTGTACATAGGTCTATTCGCGGCAAAACTGCTACTCAAACATGTGATTGTGCAAGGCTATGCTCGCCTCCTTCAACCATATTCCTACATAGACCACCTTGTGTGGCCAGTGCATATcattcttttttgttttgtctaATCCCACACGGTCATGTCAGACATATATCAGTCTACATAACGGAATTTTCCCGGTATGCCGTGACTTATCCGAGGGTACAAGTTCTTTTCCACACGACCTGATCTCTTTGATAGATCTAGAGCATATGCGAGAACCTAACCTTCATTTCGCGCTCATTCATATCATGGCCAAGATCCTAGCTTGGCCAGTGGATAGCATTGAAAACGCCATGAACATTCGATCCATCTGTCGTCCTTTGCCGCTTCTAGTTGGCAGGGACAGTGGGGAACTCGACGGCGTTAGCCTGGGCCCAAGACTCGAGGTTGGCGCGGGTGTTCTTGAGAGCGCCGAGCAAACCCTGCTGGGTGTGAATGGCCTCGGCTCTGTGGACAGAGTTGAGGTTCTTGACCAGAGTCATCTGGTAGCAAGTGGCAGATCCCTGGCGAGCGATGATGGTAGAGTAGGCAAGGAAGAACTCCCAGATCTGAAGGATCGTGTTAGTCGTGAACACTTGACAATACGACGAATGAATATTAAACTTACGCGGAACCATCTCTTGCCGTACTTGGCAACAACCTTCTCACGGTTGGCCATCCAGTTACGGTACCACCTCCAGAGAGTAGCAGAGTAGTGGACACCAATGGTATCAACAGCGCGAACCTCAAAACCAGCCTTCTCGAACTGATCAATGTACCAGCCGAGAGGAGTAGAAGCGTCAGCACCCGGGAAAATGTGCTTGTTCATGAACAGACCCCAGATCAAATCCTCGTACTGCCAGCTCTTACGGAGACCGGCGAGCTGGAAGACGGCAataccatcatcatcgagcATGTTGTAGACCTGCTTCATGAATCCCTTGAAGTGACGGACACCGACGTGCTCAGCCATCTCGAGACAGGTGATCTTGTTGTACTTGCCCTCGGGAACGGGGATATCACGGTAGTCCATGCACAGAATCTTGCTCTGCTCCTCGGGAATGCCAGCGTTGCGGAGAGCCTTGTTACCCCAGGCGGTCTGGTTACGGCCGAGAGTGATACCGGTAGCCTTGACACCATAGTTGACACTGGCGAAGCGGGCGAGGGTACCCCAGCCGCAGCCGATATCGAGCAGTCTCTCGCCCTCCTTGAGGTCAGCCTTCTCGCAAACAATGGCAAGCTTGTTATCCTGGAGCTCCTCGAGGGTCTCCTCCTTGTTGGGGTCCGAGATGACGCCAGAGGTGTAGATCATACGGGGGCCAAGGAACCAGGAGTAGAAGTCATCACCGCGGTCATAGTGGTCGCGAACCTGCTCCTCATCTGGTGGCGCCAGCTTGTTAGCACAGTGTTCAAGACATGGCTTGGGCAGCAAcggaagaaggcggagacATACCCTGGGAACGAGTGTGCATGAGAACCTCGGGGATCATGCCAGTAACGAAGAACTTGATCAGGCCATAAGTGAAGCGGAAGCTGGCCCAGTCGTGGCGGTACTCCATGACGTCGAGAGCATCGCCGTTGAAGTCAACCTCCTCGTTGAAGTACATCTCGTGGAAGGTCTCCATGGGGATCTTGTTCTTGCCGCTGTACTTGAGCTTGTCCTCGGGGTTCTTGAAGGTGAGGTAGTGCTCCACCGGGCGACCGGGGAACTTGGCCTTTTCATTCTTGCGCGGGGAGAACATGGAATGGGCCACCCAGAAGCCGGCAAGCAGGGGGACAGTGGTGAAGAGGGCAAAGAAGAGGGTGGTCTTCAAGCCACCGCCGACCTTCCATGAGAAGTAGTAGGGGACACCGAAGAGGATGCTGAAGAGCGCAAGGTTGGAGAAGCTCTCGGTACCGGCAGCATCGGCGGGCAGCGGGGCATTCTTGATGGCCGGGAACTAGCACAGGAAACGGAGTGTTAGCGAAGCTCTACCGGACGCGTTGTTGAAGCGCGTCTTTCCAACACagcaagagagagagagagagagagagagagagagacataCAGTGGTGGTGCGAACACCACACTCCTCCTTGGGCTTTTCGGTGTTGGAGGGGGGCTGCGCGGGAGTCTCGACGAAGGTGTACGCGGGACTCGCGCCGCTGACGCTATGCGACTCCGACATGATGACAGAAGCTCGCCGCAGAGCAATGCGGTACGGACTCTGTGTGGTTGTGGGTGTAAAGAGAGGTGGTGTGTACTTTGGGATCAGGAAGATTCCAAGTAGTACatggagagaaaaagaaaaaaaagaaagaaaaaaaaaaacaagactgaggagagaagaggagggggtggttCGTTTTGAGGACACTACTACGTGACAGGTCTCCAGCAAAAGATGGGATG
Proteins encoded in this region:
- a CDS encoding 60S ribosomal protein L34, translated to MASSRVTYRRRNPYNTTSNKTRIVKTPGGQLRVLHIKKRGTAPKCGDCGIKLPGVPALRPREYAQLSKPKKTVQRAYGGSRCGNCVRDRVVRAFLIEEQKIVKKVLKEQSQAEKSKK
- a CDS encoding DUF498 domain-containing protein; protein product: MTFSINSMRSTVLRYAVQRTTALTLSTPRVSISRPISFSPSLLIITTTTTTNHNDAATTLFPPGFRRFTTTPQAAKQTKQKLAHNNEPVPDSPPTTDFGEMDMLGQTPVPSTAIDECFHDGFALNSGVQVTGGSGVLLVGGEAFEWRPWVPVVAGTGTGTGTEGEKMGKAAVPPKRRKLVNEKGQWDVSSEEQWGFLGRLWPRPDLLILGVGPSLRPLSPATRAMINSMGIRVEVLDTRNAASQYNLLATERGVDQVAAALVPLGWRE
- a CDS encoding cyclopropane-fatty-acyl-phospholipid synthase, producing MSESHSVSGASPAYTFVETPAQPPSNTEKPKEECGVRTTTFPAIKNAPLPADAAGTESFSNLALFSILFGVPYYFSWKVGGGLKTTLFFALFTTVPLLAGFWVAHSMFSPRKNEKAKFPGRPVEHYLTFKNPEDKLKYSGKNKIPMETFHEMYFNEEVDFNGDALDVMEYRHDWASFRFTYGLIKFFVTGMIPEVLMHTRSQDEEQVRDHYDRGDDFYSWFLGPRMIYTSGVISDPNKEETLEELQDNKLAIVCEKADLKEGERLLDIGCGWGTLARFASVNYGVKATGITLGRNQTAWGNKALRNAGIPEEQSKILCMDYRDIPVPEGKYNKITCLEMAEHVGVRHFKGFMKQVYNMLDDDGIAVFQLAGLRKSWQYEDLIWGLFMNKHIFPGADASTPLGWYIDQFEKAGFEVRAVDTIGVHYSATLWRWYRNWMANREKVVAKYGKRWFRIWEFFLAYSTIIARQGSATCYQMTLVKNLNSVHRAEAIHTQQGLLGALKNTRANLESWAQANAVEFPTVPAN